The window CAAAGCAAGCAAGATTTGATTTATGTTTAGAATTAAAAGAACGACTTATTTGTCCTGTAGGCAGCAGATTTTCCACTGGTGTCATCAGCTCTTAACAAATAAATTGTATTTAAATTCATTTAAAACAGTCCATCAATCTCTTGGTTGATGGGCTTTTTATTTTGCTTAAAATAGCAGATTCAGTTTAAACATGAATAAAGGAGGAACAATTATGATTGAAAAAATGAAGACAACCAGAGGACTACAAAACCAGTAGGAGAAATTATACTCTGTCATTTCTCCTAACTTTAAGGAAAAGTTGAGGATTAGAAATGTTAACATTAAAAGGAAAATATAACGAAGCAATCGTTTATACGGATATGCTTGATGATAGCACCATTGGACAAATTATTTCACTTTGCAATCAAGAAGTAGCTAAAAATAGCAACATTCGGATTATGCCTGATACCCACAGCGGAAAAGGCTGTGTAATTGGAACAAGTATGACTATCCAAGATCGAATTGTTCCCAATTTAGTTGGAGTAGATATTGGTTGTGGGCTCTATGTCGTTAAGCTAAAACCCGGTCGTTTAAAATTAAATTTTGATAAGTTAGATCAATTGATTCGGAATCGAATTCCAAATGGGCAAGGCAGTCATGATAAAGCCGCGCATCATTTTGAACTAGGAAATCTACATGCGCCAATCCATAAAGGTTGGGCGTTACGTAGTATTGCGACTCTTGGTGGAGGAAACCACTTTATTGAAGTCAATCAAGGTGCAGATGGCATCTATTTGGTTATTCATAGTGGAAGTCGAAATCTTGGCAAAGAAGTTGCTGAGTACCATCAAGAAATAGCCTATCAAAAATTAGATATCCAACGAAAAGAGTTAAAGCTTGCTGTTAAATCTGAGATAAAGCGCGGAAACCTACAAGAAGCAACTTCTTTAGACGAGTTACGTGAAATTATTAAGGTTCCCTACGAACTTTCCTATGTGAGTGGCATAGATTTTACTAACTACTTAAATGATATGAGAATCGCTCAAGACTATGCTGCCTTAAATCGAAAACTCATGGCTCAGACTATTTTGAAAGGCATGAAATGGGATAAATTTGTCCTAGATTCATTTGATTGTGTGCATAATTATATCGATCTAGATTCTTTTATGCTTCGTAAAGGTGCCACTTCTGCACAAAAAGGCGAAGCGATTATTGTTCCGTTAAATATGCGAGATGGCAGCATATTAGCAACAGGAAAAGGCAATCCTAATTGGAATTACTCAGCTCCTCATGGGGCCGGACGTATCTTAAGTCGTTCCAAAGCAAAAGCCCAGATTAGTTTGGAAAGTTATCAAAAAACGATGTGCCATGTTTGGACTTCCTCTGTCTCTAAAAAGACTATTGATGAAGCACCAGCTGCCTATAAACCCGCTAAACAATTGCAACAAGACGTTATTGATACAATGGATATTCAAGAGATTATTAAACCGTTATATAATTTTAAAGGCTAACTAAAAAGAGTTTGATAAAAACTAAAAATAGTTTTTATCAAACTCTTTTACTACATAAAGATTGGTAATAGCAGTCTCTGTTAGTTAATTTTCAATTTTATGGTCCACTTTTACAAAAAATAGTAAAATACCACCTACAACAAACAAAACAATTAACGAGAAGACTCCATCCCTAGCGTGTCCTGTTATTTGCGTTGTAATCGCCACTAATACTGGTCCGATTACCGCAGCGAATTTGCCAAAGATATTATAAAAACCAAAGAATTCATTGGCACTTTCAACTGGAATTAGTTGGGCGAATAACGAACGGCTTAGTGACTGAATTCCACCTTGCGCCGTTCCTACCAATGTAGCCAAGACAATAAACTTAATCAAGCTATCTAGCTGGATTGCAAAAATACAGATAGCTACATAGGTTACGATTCCAAAGAAAATCATCGTTTTATTGCCAAAACGCTTCGCTAACACACCATACAGAATAGAAAACGGAAATGCCACAATTTGAACAACTAACATAATCACAATTAAATTATTAGATGTCAATCCAATATCTGTTCCAAAAGTCATTGCCATTGTAATAATGGTTCCAACTCCATCAATATAAAAGAAATAGGCTGCTAAAAATAGAAAAACATTGCGATGTTGACGAATATTCTTCACTGTTTGCCATAAACGTCCAAAACTATTAGCAATAATTCGTGGTTGTTTATCAATATACGTTGTTTGACGAACATCCTTCCAATATGGAATTGTGAAGATAAACCACCAAAGAGCCGTTGCAATAAAAGCTCCCTTCGTCAAAGTTCCTGTTGAAATTGGTAACACTTGAGTTAATTGCAAGATAATAAAAATTAAAAAAGGAATCGTACTTCCTATATATCCCCAACCAAATCCAGCACTAGAAACTCGATCCATCCGTCCACCTGTTGTGACATCCATTAATGACGCATCATAAAAAATATTTGAAGCTGAAAACCCGATTGCTGATAAAATATAAATGAATAAAAGCAATTGCCAATTGGAATCTGGAATAAAGGCAAAACTAAATGTTGCTACAACACCTAAACCTGTAGCAATCGTAAATAATGGATTGCGGTAACCTTTGTAGTCTGCAATTGCCCCTAATAATGGCGCTAAAATCGAAACAACTAGAGTTGCTAAGGAATTTGCATATCCCCAATATGCTGTTGAAGTTGCATCAGATAAGCCCCCATTTTCAGCAACTGACTTAAAAAACAAAGGAAATACGACGGTGGTAATCATAACTGAATACGCAGAATTTGCCCAATCTTGCGCAATCCAACTACGTTCCAATTTAGTATAACGAAATCTAGATGTTTTTAACTTTTTAGTTTGCTCCATCTTGTTGCCCCCTAATTGTCTAAGCTTGTTTCAGCTTGAAATAATTCTGTTAAAACATGACCATCTGTTGACTGCGGGTAACTTAAACCAAGTGCATGTAAGAATGTTGGTCCTTCATCGACTAAACGAGCATGCTCTAATCGGGCCTCTGAATTAATTCCGGGTCCACTAATAAAGAGCGTCGTTGCATAGTTGGCTTTTTTAGGACTAAAGCCATGCGTTCCTTTGTGTAACTTAGGATTATCACTAACTTTCTCAAATAAGGGACCATCTAGCCCACTTTCAAAATAATAGCCAGCTTTTGCTTCAATCAGGAAGCTGCATTTCTCATCTGCCCCCATTTCTTTTGCTTCTTTACTTGTATAAATAAAGTCAATTTCTGCTGAATAGGCACTTAAAACAGATTTTATTTGCACTAAATCAACATCTGATTGTGTATAAATATAACAGGCTCCATCTGCACCTTTTGCAATGACCTGCCAATTAGTAATTTGATTCTTACTGTTTACAGTTAACCAGCCTTGCTCTTTAAAAACTTGATTCAAACGAATAACAGTATGAACATCTAGCTGATAATGATCACCTAAAATAGCAATGACAGTTTCTTCAAAAATCTCCATTCTTTCCATTGCAGCAATCATCTGACCTAAATGATCATCCATCCGTTGAATCGCAGCCTGTGTTTCTGGAGTGTTGACACCAAATTCATGCCTCATACTATCCAAATCAACCAAATGAACCGCAAATAAATCAGGGTTCTTCGTTTCAATTGTATCAACCATTGAAGCGGTAATAAAATGATCCAATTCAGGCTGCTGAATTCCTTTTCGTAATTTTCCGTATTTATTGTTTAAGTCAAAAATGTATTTAGGACTTGATGACCATAAAGAAACACCAAGTTGAGTTTTCCATGGACGATTTGGAAATATTTCAGTAAAATTCCATTTAATGGCTTTACTTCCACCAGTAACCGGCCATAATAAGCTCGCAATTTGATACCCATTTTCAGCAGCAATATCGAATAAGGTAGGAACGTTGATATCCTTAGCATACCAATGCCAATCTGGTGATTCTCGCTTAGGTTGTAACAAGGTATTATTGATAATTCCATGTTTATTTGGATATACCCCAGTAACAATGGAAGTATGAGCCATGTACGTAAGAGAAGGATATACAGTTTCTACTTCCCTTACTTGCGCACTTCTCGCTAAAAGACGTTTGAAATTAGGCAATTCTTTTGCATAGGCTAAGTCTTGACTACCAAAAGCATCTAGCGAAATAATGTACAATCTTTGTTTTTTCATAATTTGTCCTCTCTTGCTGAATTCATTTCAATGACTACCTTCATTATTGCATAGCACCTAGTGATTCATTGTGTTATTTGTGTAAAGAATATTCTGATTGCGAACAACTACTAATTTAATAGAAAGAAGACGATTAAACTACTGCAAATCACACTGATAAAGTTTACTCCATCATTTGTGATAAACCTAAAGCCAGAAGCTAATTCCAATGGACTACCTGCTACCTGAGATTGTTCTGTTAACCCTTCATTTAACGTATATTTCGCTTGAAGAGTGCTTCCCAAAAAACTATCCAATAAAGTTCCAAAAAAACCGCCGCCAATCACTATTCCAATTACGCTTAGCGGATAACTTCCTAAAGCAAGTAACCCAATTAAAATTGAACCAATTAAACCACTAACTAAACCCAACTTACTAACTCCACCTGATAATCCCTTCGCTAACGGCTTTAAAGTCAAAATCGAATAAGGATTTTTCCCACTTAACATACCAATTTCTGAAGAAAAAGTATCCGCATTAGCTGCGGCAAAACTAGTTAACGCGGCTAATTGAAATGCTTTATTTTTCGTCATAAAAAATAGAAGAGCAAAAATAAAAGCAGGAAAACCATTTGCCAGTACTTGTGTTGATCCTCTTGTTCCCTCAC is drawn from Carnobacterium gallinarum DSM 4847 and contains these coding sequences:
- a CDS encoding RNA-splicing ligase RtcB; this translates as MLTLKGKYNEAIVYTDMLDDSTIGQIISLCNQEVAKNSNIRIMPDTHSGKGCVIGTSMTIQDRIVPNLVGVDIGCGLYVVKLKPGRLKLNFDKLDQLIRNRIPNGQGSHDKAAHHFELGNLHAPIHKGWALRSIATLGGGNHFIEVNQGADGIYLVIHSGSRNLGKEVAEYHQEIAYQKLDIQRKELKLAVKSEIKRGNLQEATSLDELREIIKVPYELSYVSGIDFTNYLNDMRIAQDYAALNRKLMAQTILKGMKWDKFVLDSFDCVHNYIDLDSFMLRKGATSAQKGEAIIVPLNMRDGSILATGKGNPNWNYSAPHGAGRILSRSKAKAQISLESYQKTMCHVWTSSVSKKTIDEAPAAYKPAKQLQQDVIDTMDIQEIIKPLYNFKG
- a CDS encoding MFS transporter yields the protein MEQTKKLKTSRFRYTKLERSWIAQDWANSAYSVMITTVVFPLFFKSVAENGGLSDATSTAYWGYANSLATLVVSILAPLLGAIADYKGYRNPLFTIATGLGVVATFSFAFIPDSNWQLLLFIYILSAIGFSASNIFYDASLMDVTTGGRMDRVSSAGFGWGYIGSTIPFLIFIILQLTQVLPISTGTLTKGAFIATALWWFIFTIPYWKDVRQTTYIDKQPRIIANSFGRLWQTVKNIRQHRNVFLFLAAYFFYIDGVGTIITMAMTFGTDIGLTSNNLIVIMLVVQIVAFPFSILYGVLAKRFGNKTMIFFGIVTYVAICIFAIQLDSLIKFIVLATLVGTAQGGIQSLSRSLFAQLIPVESANEFFGFYNIFGKFAAVIGPVLVAITTQITGHARDGVFSLIVLFVVGGILLFFVKVDHKIEN
- a CDS encoding alkaline phosphatase family protein, whose product is MKKQRLYIISLDAFGSQDLAYAKELPNFKRLLARSAQVREVETVYPSLTYMAHTSIVTGVYPNKHGIINNTLLQPKRESPDWHWYAKDINVPTLFDIAAENGYQIASLLWPVTGGSKAIKWNFTEIFPNRPWKTQLGVSLWSSSPKYIFDLNNKYGKLRKGIQQPELDHFITASMVDTIETKNPDLFAVHLVDLDSMRHEFGVNTPETQAAIQRMDDHLGQMIAAMERMEIFEETVIAILGDHYQLDVHTVIRLNQVFKEQGWLTVNSKNQITNWQVIAKGADGACYIYTQSDVDLVQIKSVLSAYSAEIDFIYTSKEAKEMGADEKCSFLIEAKAGYYFESGLDGPLFEKVSDNPKLHKGTHGFSPKKANYATTLFISGPGINSEARLEHARLVDEGPTFLHALGLSYPQSTDGHVLTELFQAETSLDN